CTTCATATATCCTTCCACAATAACGGTTTGCCATTAAGGAACTTATTCACCTTTGCTGTAATATGGTTATTTCTGTCCCAGCCGTTCCCTTAAATTCATTCCGATATCAAGAATACCAATAAATCGAATGATAAACATAAATGTTGGCATTAGAAATACAATGACGACAAATATAATCGGAAATGCTTTTGACATTTTTTTATAATGTGTATAGAAAAATAAAAAGGAAAATCCTTGAATTGTCAAAACCATTTGTGCAATGACTAGTAAATTTTGAATAGCCATCGTTAATGTTCCACTATCTGTGTCTGTAATCATAAAAGCTGCAAGGAGAACAAAAAGATAAATAAACAAGGTGCTAGAAGGAAAACGTAATGATCGAAAAGGCGGAAAGCGTAATTCCCTTTTTTCTATCCGATTCATCACTTTATAAGAAATCCATTGGCTGATTAATGCTTGGAAAACCGACGCTATTAAAAGATAAAACGGAAGTAAGTTAGTCAGTCCTTCTAATAATTGCTCCATCGTTTCCTTAACCACATCTGCTTGTTCAGGATTACCAAACTGCTCCATAATGCTTGTTGACCTCGCTAAGGATTCGTCCATCACTTGTTGAAACTCTTCGACTATATTTACTTGTAGAACAAGCTGAATAAACACAAAAGCAAATAATAGTCCAATGATATACCCGAATGTTCCTCTTGCCCAAGTTTCATAAGCAGATATGTTCTTATGAATTGCTTCACCAATCATTATACCACCAATTACTGCAGGAACAGCAAACGGTAATGTAACAATCGTTCCCAGCAGTATCGACAAAAGAATAGCTGCAACGGCCATTATTAAAGCTGGCTTCCAACCATGTCTTGCTGTATACAGAACGAAAGGAAGTGGTAGTATAAAGATAGTGATGGGTGTTAAAAAGGGAATAAAGATTCCCGTTAACAATATAATAATGAATAGAGCGGTAAACATAGCACCGTCTACTTGTTTTTTTGATTGATTCATTTTGCACCTCATCTACCTTAGGTTGTTACTATTCCATTCTAATATGATAACATGTTTTCCACCCGAATAGTTGTCGAAAAGCATAGAAAAAATATTTCCCGGGTAATAATATAAATATATCATAGGAACTTTAACAAGATTGCTTACTTTAATAAAGATCCTTGGTCAGTAACAAAATTAGATCTTTTTTGCAAACCTCATTGTAACGAGAATTGGCATCGAAGAAGTGGTTGAGAAAATGATGGATGGTAACTTTTTGTACACATCATCATTTTATTTATTGGGAGCTATTCTTTATATATATAGAAATTCATCATTATATTGAGTAAAGAACGTAACAAACACGTCTACTTATTAAGATATTATTTCTTTTCAATCCGCTAACAAGGCAATTATTCTTTATTTCTACTATAATAGATTTAGAAATAAAGATAAGGATGACGGTAATGGTATTTTTTCATGCATTTGCTCATAGTATCAAATTGCCTAAAAAGAACGCAATATTCCAGCTTAATCGTATTGGGATGGATATCGCGATCATCTACATGTTGTTTCTCAATTTACTTGTATCCATTCCTTCCTTTGTGCAGTATGTACTGGCTGGTGATGGAGTGGCTGAACAATTAAACCTCTTCTTTAAGATTATTTACTATTTTATCTTTCATTATTTGCCTTTATCCATCATGGTATTTGCACTGCTATCTATTATTGCAGGTATTGGAACACTTCTGGCAAAATTAATGGATCGAAAATTAAAATTCGCTATTCTATGGAAAATGACTGTTTTTACAACAACGATACCTTTTCTGTTGTATGCACTTATCGGACTCTTTTTTTCCATCCAAGACCGTTTTTTATTTCTGTTCTGTGCTTATTCATTGCTGTTTCTTTTTTTCATTATTTCTGTGTATCCAAAGCGCCGTAAAAAATAAAGCACAAACAAAGCGCAGGAGAGTTAATTAGAGTAGTTACGAAATAAGGATGAATAATAGCACTAGGAGGACTTACATGAAGCATATTTTTACCTTTTGCATCAGCATAGTTTTATTATCAGGGTGCTCTATGTCTGATGAAGAACAACTATTCGAAAAGCCTGCTGAACAAAATAAAATACTCGTAGCAGCTGATTCTAGCTTAACAGATGTCCTGCCAGAACTAATTTCTCGTTTTGAAGAACAGCAACCTACAATATCGGTGGATATCATATTTGCAAGCTCTGGACAACTAGCAGGTAATATTCAACAAGGTGCGCCTGTTGACCTGTTCTTATCTGCAAATAAAGAGTGGACCGATACACTAGAAAAAGAGGGGTTAATCGTTAAAAAGTCACAAGAAAGCTTTGCCCATAATCGACTTGTTCTGATTTCGCATCCGACAAACAAACTACAACTATCAAATTTGAAAGATCTACAACAGAAATCTTTTGAAAAACTGGTTTTAGGCGACCCAGTGAATGTTACAGCTGGTGATTATGCTCAAAAAGCTTTTCAATCAAGCGAAATAAATCTATGGGATAAACTAAAAAATAAAACGATCGATGTCAAAGATATAGCGGATATCATCAATCATGTAAACGAACATAAACGAGCACTTGGCGTTGTCTATGCCTCTGACGCCTATGAAAATGAACAAGTGAACATTGTCCATGAGATAGACAAAACGCTTCATCCACCCATTATTTATGAAACAGGGATTACTTCATATAGTACGAATCATCATGATGCAAAAGTATTAACGGATTTTCTATCATCCAAACAGGCTGCGAAAACTTTTAAAGAGTATGGATTTGTGGAATAGTCTATACTTCTAATCGAC
This genomic interval from Virgibacillus pantothenticus contains the following:
- a CDS encoding DUF1189 family protein — translated: MVFFHAFAHSIKLPKKNAIFQLNRIGMDIAIIYMLFLNLLVSIPSFVQYVLAGDGVAEQLNLFFKIIYYFIFHYLPLSIMVFALLSIIAGIGTLLAKLMDRKLKFAILWKMTVFTTTIPFLLYALIGLFFSIQDRFLFLFCAYSLLFLFFIISVYPKRRKK
- the modA gene encoding molybdate ABC transporter substrate-binding protein — protein: MKHIFTFCISIVLLSGCSMSDEEQLFEKPAEQNKILVAADSSLTDVLPELISRFEEQQPTISVDIIFASSGQLAGNIQQGAPVDLFLSANKEWTDTLEKEGLIVKKSQESFAHNRLVLISHPTNKLQLSNLKDLQQKSFEKLVLGDPVNVTAGDYAQKAFQSSEINLWDKLKNKTIDVKDIADIINHVNEHKRALGVVYASDAYENEQVNIVHEIDKTLHPPIIYETGITSYSTNHHDAKVLTDFLSSKQAAKTFKEYGFVE
- a CDS encoding YybS family protein, giving the protein MNQSKKQVDGAMFTALFIIILLTGIFIPFLTPITIFILPLPFVLYTARHGWKPALIMAVAAILLSILLGTIVTLPFAVPAVIGGIMIGEAIHKNISAYETWARGTFGYIIGLLFAFVFIQLVLQVNIVEEFQQVMDESLARSTSIMEQFGNPEQADVVKETMEQLLEGLTNLLPFYLLIASVFQALISQWISYKVMNRIEKRELRFPPFRSLRFPSSTLFIYLFVLLAAFMITDTDSGTLTMAIQNLLVIAQMVLTIQGFSFLFFYTHYKKMSKAFPIIFVVIVFLMPTFMFIIRFIGILDIGMNLRERLGQK